From the Trifolium pratense cultivar HEN17-A07 linkage group LG4, ARS_RC_1.1, whole genome shotgun sequence genome, the window GCAAATAATCACGTTATTCACAAACTAGAGGCACTAATCTTCATAGAGAATTATGGAATTTCATCCCTCAACAAAGTGGGAGCCAATCATGTTTATACCCAACTTAACAATTACACTATTGACTCCTACGGAATAATTGAATTTGcttgtctttttattttaaaaccctcatttttatttataaatgaaGTACTTATCAGGTGGAGAGGCAGAAAATTAGGTATTCTTTACGCGCAACTATTGAGACTAATCTTTCGAATTTTGTGAGATTAAAATAGACGATAAATTCTCCTTAAAATTTTTAACTTGTTGCATGCTTAAGTCAAGATGAGATTGATATCGACGAGATTGGAATTTGTTTGTTGTAAGACTCTCAATTGTTTACAAAATACTAGTTGTAAACATCCTTTTATTTTTGGGGGTATGAATAAGTCTAGATGTAGAAATTaaagtataaaaattcaaataaaaatcctTCTATTTCAAAAAATGCACATTATACACAGAAACACACGTATTTGTGATATTACTTCATTCCAAGTACAAATTTGTTCCTCTCATTTTCTTCTTTGTCATACaaataagttttatgttatagttaagtgtagtttaggtttatgtttaaaaaataaccaTGCAGCATATAAAAAACCTGAAAATGTTGCAGGTAAGGGAAATTTCAGAATGTATTTTCCGATTTTTCCCAAGCGAAATTtcggaaaatattttccaatatAAACATGTCAGAGGGTGCTTTATGTTTACAAACCTACAACATACTAATGCAAATAATGATGCCTCAAAGAGTGTAGAAAGCCTTTGTCAACCCTCTCATGTTGACTTTAGTCCACCACTCCAAGGAAAAACGCTTCTTTGAAGAGATTTTGATTGAgtaatgaagaagatgaagaagtgaTACTCATCATTTTCCGAAACTTAGGttcaagggcaaaaacggaagTCTTGAGGGATAAAGATCCTAGGGTCGTGGAAGACAAAAAATCCTTATTATCTCACCCACAATCCAACTCATTCTCTCTAACGATCAAACTATTCAAACTTATAAAATCACTCTTTGAACTCTATTTGTTTCAAACGGTCAAACTAATATTCCAACTCATAAAATCTAACTTATCTAAAGAATCAAGATccccttcattttttttaaagaaatagaATATTTCATTTACGAGAAAGAAAGACACATTAAAAATACTCTTGTTGTATTTTGAGTGTTGATATCTCAAAATTTGAAATCTCTTGAACTTTcaatttaaacattttatttgcACACACACGTGCTCACAATTGGCTTTGtagaatattttctttttggatTTGAAATTTCTTTTACTTTCTAAAAGATTTAGATCTTCTTAAGTTGTAGTGATTAGGGGCTGTTATAAGGATTTGGATCTCCTACAATAGCAGGAGCACGCAGTTTGCCGCAATAACAGATCTTAATTAACTGTTGATTATAGATCAGATAGTTCagattaaatataataaaattaagtatAAAGTCATCTCAACTGTTGATTGTTGATCGGACGGTCCCAATATGTTACAAAGGACGCTGTAACAGCGGGAAATCCAAAACCCTTGTTATAAGGTTCTGTACAACACATTACCGCAGTTATAAGGATCCAAACACCTTTATGAAtgacatgattttgatgaaacatgtTGGAAATGCCTTGAACTTGAAGGATGCAGAAAATTGGTGTTTGGACTGAAGCTAGTGTGGAACGCAGCGTTGCATTTTGGGCTGTTTGTCTGCCCATGGCGTGACACGCAGGTTTGGCTGCGTGGCGCGCAGCCTTGCAGTACATATACTGCTGTTTCATTTTCTGCAGCTGCCAAGTGAGAGAAAGGAAGGGTTTTTTGAGGGTTCTTCACCAACATTCAAGCTAGGGTTTAAGAGGGTTTCTCTTGGTCATTCTCTAGGGTTGGAAACTCatttctttcatcttgtaatcacttatccactactagaaaaatcacTTATCTTCTAAagttgaaatctcttggtcacgggaataGATTTGacaaaagggtagaattaggaaaTTAAAACTCTAATTCTAGCAGCTCTTTGTATTGAATCTTTTGTAATCAAGAACAAAGTTTGATAGTAgaacggagagctgctctctcccccgaAGTAGGTTCTTATTCCATTTCATTGTTTGGTTGCTTATTCGTTTGCTCCAGACACTAAAAGTTTTATTGGTGTGGTTATTCTTTGAATTCACAACAAAACAGAACTCAGCTTTACAGAAAACTTCACTCTTTTCGGAACATCATCCGATGAAACAGAACTGCGTACAAGTTCTTACCAAATGTGAAATATATAGGTAGATACATCGACATCATGATCATAAACCGATGacaatataaacataaaatatttacaaatatgaGGTATGCAGGATTAGCAATTTTCAAATAGCATGATAGTCTAATTGCTTattaacaaacaataaataGATGTTGTACTTGTAGCAGAAGAAACCAAAACAGTTAAGTCATCAGAAAAACAAGCTACCCCATGCTGCTTGCTATAAAAGCAAAGCCGCCAAATGGAGCCAAGGTTGAATACTTTCTGTCTTCAAGATATGCAACCGTATAACACCTAAAAAACAACATTTCATTCAATAGCGTCAAAGATCAATGCAGTTTTAATCACATTTTTCACAAATATTTTTCGGCAACATGCACATAGCACAGCTCCAATATATTATTATAGGCTTGTCTTATTTATTGGACAAACAATATGCAACAATAACAAATTAAAGTAGATTATGACCTAAATGAATTGTTTAACATGAAAAACTTCAGGTTAGTAAGTCTCTTAATCTTCTGCTAAACTAATGAAAAGGTTATAATCAATTGAATATGTTTACCGTCAAGTGATCAAGTAATACAACTCTTAATCTTCAGGTTGGTGGTGCGACTCATTTTTGTGTCAATATTTTCAGCACACTGATACTGAAGTTGCTTTATTCCTTTTCCTGGCCACAATATGCGATCACCGATCACGCCAGCATAATTGCATATATTAATAACTCAAGTCATCTAGTCCACATACAAAGATTGAGCTTCCACAAGCTATATGCAATATAATTCCTGTAGCTCTGAACATGATCCTCTAATCTCAATTGATGAGGCTAACTTTCTTCTTGAATTACTTGGTGAGCAAGAAACAAATTGTACGAAAGGTACAATTTCATCTGTACATTTCATCTGTTTTGGAtgtagtttatatttttattaacttttgaatcgatgtattttttattattattattatgctcTGTTTGATAGTTTATTTTCAGGATTTGTTGTCTAAAGTGTCGAAGATGTATCCATAGTTCACCTGTCTTCCTTTTTCTGAGGTTTATAGATCTAGAATTGATGAGTATGTCTAAAACAGATGAAAGGTTTAAATCAAAAGTGACTTGATCAACATACTCAATTCTAAGTCTAGAAACCTCAGAAAAATGAGGATTCAAGTGAACCATGGATACATCTTCACAACAAAAATCCTGAAAATAAACCATCAAAAAGAgcataataattaattagtacGTGTTAGCTTTTGTAAGGGTACATTtggtaaaatatcattaattgtgTCTTGGTAAAAGAACCAAAATTTTGGGACAAACTAAAAAGTTGAAAGCACCaaagatttgggacggagggactACCATCATTAACCAAACCATAGCACAAAACATTAACACCACTACAAATAACATCCTTTTTAATAAAGAGGCGTTAGTTTTAATAAATACTACAAATAAGAATTTTTCTTAGCTACGTCACTTCAAATATTTCTcttaaaaacataaaacttTTCAACTTTAGCCAATAAGAAAAGACCTCTATCTGCAGACTACCAAGAAAAAACGAAAGAGTTTACAACAATGCAGACAATGAGAGGAGTGAACAAGACTATAAATAAAGTGTATAATTTTTCAACACAgtgtttaatttaaaatttgtttaaatattaaccaatcgttagttggttcagtggttaTTGGcgttgaatttggtagggaggactgaaaccacttgatacctTGACTGACCCCTGAATCAGcggtggtgaaaaccaaaaacatacaataaaataaagtttgttAAAATATTCATCAATTTCATTTGTTTGCCATGGTGGGCTTGGTActctattttttatgaaatctgGTGTTAATAAACCAATTTGTGAAAGAGCTGGAAACTGGTTCGCGCGAACCAAATTTTGCACAAATTATGTGACAATTTAACAATGTCAAACTGAGCTCGAATTGAGTTCGATGATACTCCCTACGGTTTTATATATAGGGAAAAATTGACCTTTAAATTCATTACAAAagtgatgtatctagtctataatttaatttctttcaaatatatttttaaggtaCTCCCACAATCCATAACAAGTTAATTTTAACAGTTTTCTTTGGTATACATTGATGTATTCATCGTTATCACAAATACAAAGAGAAATTCATGTGGATATGTAGAAACAATATAtattacatttatttatattagtcACAAAAAGAACatattcaaattcaatataTGTGCAGCCGTTGCAGAGGATCGAATTTATTCTGCGAGCCATGCTAGGAAAAGAAAGGGGTAATAGGAAATGTATCGGAAGAACTTTCTACTTGACGACGAGGGGAGGAAAAGGACAATGTACAATAGAATCACAAGCACAACAAAAATCACACTCACAACCAGAAAGAGAGTGGCCAACCAAGTAAGTTTACCGATAACAGTGTAGAGACCAGCCATGAAAGCCAAAGTTAGTGAAATGAGAGCAATTCCAAGTAGTGGCATAACAATTTTGAGAGAGAAAGTCGCCAATCGAGTTAATCCAAGTGTTGCCCAAAAGAGCATGATAGTGGAACTAATGGAACTGAACAATGATAttgtgatgaagaagatgaacaattGAAACATTGCATGATATAGGTTGTGTGCCTTTCCTTCTGCTTCACCCGGAACAGCAAAACATGCAGCTACTGATGCAGTGATTATAAGAGTTGAAACCAATGTAAGTGTCTCAACCCTGTCTTTATAATGTGTGTTGGAGCCTGTCAAAAAGAAATATTGTGGTGTGTTGGAGACATTTTCGTTACTCTCATTCGACTTTTCAATACTCTCATTCGACTTCTTTGAGTCAATTAGTTCTTTATGTACTTTGGTTTCAGATTCCTTCTTCTCATTACTCTGCTTGATCAATTTTGGAGAGTCTGTTGTGTCACTTGGTTTTGCACCAGCAGAATTTAGCGCAACACGAGTAAGTTGCTGCAAACAATACATCTATGTGtcatatataaaaattggaTTAAATTTTTACGATGTGCTTATTGTGTTTTACTAATGCTCTCTTTCcgtcttttttataagcactCTTTTGCGGGTGACTTATAAAAAAGGACAAAGGGAGTATTAAACTCTAGTCATAAACATGTTGAAAATGATTAATCGTAGTACTTGCCTGTCTCGTGGACGGATTTCTCAGTTGAGAAGTTGCATTAATAACGTCAAGAGGTGTTTCGCTGTTTTGGTTAATAACATCAAGATCCACTCTTTGATCCCAAGTTAAGTAAAAAACGGTTTTAGGATGACATGATTTCGCAGCCAAATGCAAAGGAGTATTTCCTTCACTATCCTTTTGATTTATCATCTTATGATTCTTATCAAGTTTACGAACTTGATCACTTTGTAGTATATAGCATACCACCTCATGTTTTCCATAGTTTGATGCAATGTGAAGAATATTACGTCGATGAGAAGTGTCAAGCATCTCTGTTGGATCTGGACAATATTCTAAAAACTTGTTTACTACTTCGACATGGCCACCATAAGATGCTAAATGAATTGGGAAATATCCATATTTGTCCCTTTGAATTGTGCAACATTTACATTTCTTAAGTAATAAATCAACACCTTCAAGATAACCTATTGATGCTGCATAATGAAGAGGAAGCCTTTCATGTTTGTCCCTTGAATGGATCCAAGTTGGCTTGTTTTTCAGTATGAGGTTCAATATTTCTGTCACAAACATAAATATTATACCCAACTGTATTAATTAGATATATAAAGGAATTGAAATCCCTAATTTAATAGATTAAGAGCACAAAATTGGTGACGAAAGCGTGTTTGATAAATGTTCTCTATTTTGGTTGAAAATTTAGTATGTTCTTTCTATCAATAGTCATACGATCAAGATCAAACACTCccaaaaattaagattttaatatttactttagaattcaaaatatcaatCTTAAATCTGAAACGTTTAATTTTGATCGAACTGCTACAAATATCTAAATGTGTGTTTCTCCTAAATATTTTAACATtaagggttcgaaccctggtccACAAAGCCTATTTCAACCGATAGAAATGCTAAAATTGTCAGATTGGATGTCATATATGACCGAAGTTCGAACTCCAGTTTCTTCGTTTTATGTGTGAGTTTCACTTATCATTgcatgtaagaaaaaaaaaactatttaactACGTACCTTGATTATGCTTCATAATTGCTGCAACAACCGGCGATAATCCCTCCGGCTTAGCATCATTCTTAGGGCATTTCTCCAAGATTAGTTTGACTGCATCCTGATCTCCATTCTCAACCGCAATGTAAAGCGCTGATTTCTTTGCATGGTTAACAATATTTAATGCATATTCATAACAACACATTGACAATGATTTCCCAAACCGATCATTTGTATAGTAAACTtcacaaattttgaaaatattattatactTATCAATGCTTTTCTTGTCACCACATAACATTGCCTCATGGAACATAATGTTTCCTTGAATATTCTCCTTTTTCACAAATTTTAATAGGTCCTTCATATTTGACATGGCATCATagtcttctaaatcaccatccTCAGTGTATTCTAACCATGCAGTGGCTATATCCGTCTTTTTAAAATTAGCATAACTTGCTAATAGTATTTTAACGGTTGAGATGTGTCCACCTCTTGCAGCAACATGTAAGACACTATCattgtttttgttaaatttgAACAAAAGATTTGGAGAATGTTCAATTATAAGTGTCACAATTTCATCATTG encodes:
- the LOC123923257 gene encoding protein ACCELERATED CELL DEATH 6-like, with protein sequence MPPPRPEKKIFFAAALQDEDISRNDPSNDKEEPELKIEPSEVTEIIPKCCEFDNEIKLLSEAYHLVYGGPTNLLNDSTNLTEIKTPMNNTVLHIASLYGNDEIVTLIIEHSPNLLFKFNKNNDSVLHVAARGGHISTVKILLASYANFKKTDIATAWLEYTEDGDLEDYDAMSNMKDLLKFVKKENIQGNIMFHEAMLCGDKKSIDKYNNIFKICEVYYTNDRFGKSLSMCCYEYALNIVNHAKKSALYIAVENGDQDAVKLILEKCPKNDAKPEGLSPVVAAIMKHNQEILNLILKNKPTWIHSRDKHERLPLHYAASIGYLEGVDLLLKKCKCCTIQRDKYGYFPIHLASYGGHVEVVNKFLEYCPDPTEMLDTSHRRNILHIASNYGKHEVVCYILQSDQVRKLDKNHKMINQKDSEGNTPLHLAAKSCHPKTVFYLTWDQRVDLDVINQNSETPLDVINATSQLRNPSTRQQLTRVALNSAGAKPSDTTDSPKLIKQSNEKKESETKVHKELIDSKKSNESIEKSNESNENVSNTPQYFFLTGSNTHYKDRVETLTLVSTLIITASVAACFAVPGEAEGKAHNLYHAMFQLFIFFITISLFSSISSTIMLFWATLGLTRLATFSLKIVMPLLGIALISLTLAFMAGLYTVIGKLTWLATLFLVVSVIFVVLVILLYIVLFLPSSSSRKFFRYISYYPFLFLAWLAE